In Cystobacter ferrugineus, the following proteins share a genomic window:
- a CDS encoding N-acetylmuramoyl-L-alanine amidase family protein, translated as MLKPFLGLLLIAASLTAHGAESTPATSSPTPPLPEAPPAAPWPSASAPLTVAKVEFPRGFGRPRIYLDAGHGAPGNEGNSSVTCEAEETYTLRVARELARRLEATGHFQVKLSRREPGQRPSYPQRLQEAEQWRAALFLSLHSDARGEASEWLAAPERWCARNDAAPGYSVLYADDSGTPLVSRRLALARALAKRMGEAGFLPYGGEDYVGLYATDPEQPGTFVSRHVPGRRIFVLRKPSMPSVIIETHHAWDFEEEARWREERTLEAFAAAVAQGLVDALAAK; from the coding sequence ATGCTGAAACCCTTCCTGGGGCTCCTGCTGATCGCCGCGAGCCTGACCGCCCACGGCGCGGAGTCGACACCGGCCACTTCATCCCCCACCCCGCCCCTTCCAGAGGCGCCCCCCGCGGCCCCATGGCCCTCGGCGAGCGCGCCGCTCACGGTGGCGAAGGTGGAGTTCCCCCGGGGCTTCGGACGTCCGCGCATCTACCTGGACGCGGGACATGGCGCGCCCGGCAACGAGGGCAACTCCTCCGTCACCTGCGAGGCGGAGGAGACCTATACGCTGCGGGTGGCGCGGGAGTTGGCACGGCGGCTGGAGGCGACGGGCCACTTCCAGGTGAAGCTGAGCCGCCGCGAGCCGGGCCAACGGCCTTCCTATCCCCAGCGCCTCCAGGAGGCGGAGCAGTGGCGGGCGGCGCTCTTCCTGAGCCTGCACTCGGACGCGCGGGGCGAGGCGAGCGAGTGGCTGGCGGCGCCGGAGCGCTGGTGCGCGCGCAACGACGCGGCTCCTGGCTACAGCGTGCTCTACGCGGATGACAGCGGCACGCCGCTGGTGTCACGGAGGCTGGCGCTGGCCCGGGCGCTGGCGAAGCGCATGGGCGAGGCGGGCTTCCTGCCCTACGGAGGCGAGGACTACGTGGGCCTGTACGCCACGGATCCCGAGCAACCGGGGACCTTCGTGAGCCGGCATGTGCCCGGGCGGCGCATCTTCGTGCTGCGCAAGCCGAGCATGCCCTCGGTCATCATCGAGACGCACCATGCCTGGGACTTCGAGGAGGAGGCGCGCTGGCGCGAGGAGCGCACGCTGGAGGCCTTCGCGGCGGCGGTGGCCCAGGGACTGGTGGACGCGCTGGCCGCGAAGTAA
- the lon gene encoding endopeptidase La, giving the protein MSDEKKKGPSSAAAMPAAMAPPGMINKEDIPQVLPILPLRNSVFFPGGVLPLAVGRQKTIALIKDAVRDDQVIGVVTQRRAEEEDPGASDLYTMGTVARIVKLLKMGEDNYSLVVQGLARFRVLDLVQEAPYLKARVDAVEDRTASENVEVEALGINLKKLAREVIELMPELPAAATELVESITHPGHLADLIAANVDVPIEEKQAVLETVDLKARMNLVLELLNRKREILKLSNKIDSAVKGEMSKTQREYYLRQQLKAIKEELGEMGEEEEELDELQERLKKAGLPPDVEKVANKELNRLKTIPAASSEYTVARTYLDWIADLPWAKLSEDNLDIENARQTLDKDHYGIKKVKKRILEYLAVRKLKNDMRGPILCLVGPPGVGKTSLGQSIAKAVGRKFVRLSLGGVRDEAEIRGHRRTYVGALPGRFIQSMKKAGMKNPVMMLDEIDKLGADFRGDPSAALLEVLDPEQNSTFSDHYLDVAFDLSKVMFIATANQLDPIPGPLRDRMEIIELTGYTFEEKQSIARIHLVPKQLREHGLSTDHITITDEALLVLTTAYTREAGVRNLERRIADICRAVAVEVAGGKTEKQNVDGNRVKEILGPEMFYSEVAERTEVPGVSTGLAWTAAGGDLLFIEATKMAGKGGMTLTGQLGDVMKESATAALSYLRSKAESLGINPNFLEKTDLHLHFPAGSIPKDGPSAGVTILTALTSLLTGIRVRGDTAMTGEATLRGLVLPVGGIKEKVLAAHRAGIKRVILPERCRKDLQDVPEQARNEIEFIFATRMDEVLEAALEKSPFKEGADKSLPPQPEATPEVRA; this is encoded by the coding sequence ATGTCCGACGAAAAGAAGAAGGGCCCCTCCTCCGCCGCGGCCATGCCGGCCGCCATGGCGCCTCCGGGGATGATCAACAAGGAGGACATCCCCCAGGTCCTCCCCATCCTCCCCCTGCGCAACTCCGTGTTCTTCCCCGGGGGCGTGCTCCCCCTGGCCGTGGGCCGTCAGAAGACGATCGCCCTCATCAAGGACGCCGTGCGCGATGACCAGGTCATCGGCGTCGTCACCCAGCGCCGCGCCGAGGAGGAAGACCCCGGCGCGTCCGACCTCTACACCATGGGCACCGTGGCCCGCATCGTGAAGCTGCTCAAGATGGGCGAGGACAACTACTCGCTCGTCGTGCAGGGCCTGGCGCGCTTCCGCGTGCTGGACCTGGTGCAGGAGGCCCCCTACCTCAAGGCGCGCGTGGACGCCGTCGAGGATCGCACGGCCTCGGAGAACGTCGAGGTCGAGGCGCTCGGCATCAACCTGAAGAAGCTGGCGCGCGAGGTCATCGAGCTGATGCCCGAGCTGCCCGCGGCCGCCACCGAGCTGGTGGAGTCCATCACCCACCCGGGCCACCTGGCCGACCTCATCGCCGCCAACGTGGATGTGCCCATCGAGGAGAAGCAGGCCGTCCTGGAGACGGTGGACCTCAAGGCGCGCATGAACCTCGTGCTCGAGCTGCTCAACCGCAAGCGCGAGATCCTCAAGCTGTCCAACAAGATCGACTCCGCCGTGAAGGGCGAGATGTCGAAGACCCAGCGCGAGTACTACCTGCGCCAGCAGCTCAAGGCGATCAAGGAAGAGCTCGGCGAGATGGGCGAGGAGGAGGAGGAGCTCGACGAGCTCCAGGAGCGCCTGAAGAAGGCGGGCCTGCCTCCGGACGTGGAGAAGGTGGCCAACAAGGAGCTCAACCGCCTGAAGACGATTCCGGCGGCCTCCAGCGAGTACACCGTCGCGCGCACCTACCTGGATTGGATCGCCGACCTGCCCTGGGCGAAGCTCAGCGAGGACAACCTCGACATCGAGAACGCGCGCCAGACGCTGGACAAGGACCACTACGGCATCAAGAAGGTCAAGAAGCGCATCCTCGAGTACCTGGCCGTGCGCAAGCTGAAGAACGACATGCGCGGCCCCATCCTGTGCCTCGTGGGTCCCCCGGGCGTGGGCAAGACGTCGCTCGGCCAGAGCATCGCCAAGGCGGTGGGCCGCAAGTTCGTGCGCCTGTCGCTCGGCGGCGTGCGTGACGAGGCGGAGATCCGTGGCCACCGGCGCACCTACGTCGGCGCGCTGCCGGGCCGCTTCATCCAGAGCATGAAGAAGGCCGGGATGAAGAACCCGGTGATGATGCTGGATGAAATCGACAAGCTCGGCGCGGACTTCCGCGGCGACCCGAGCGCGGCGCTGCTCGAGGTGCTCGACCCGGAGCAGAACAGCACGTTCAGCGACCACTACCTGGACGTGGCGTTCGACCTGTCCAAGGTGATGTTCATCGCCACGGCCAACCAGCTCGACCCCATCCCCGGGCCGCTCCGCGACCGCATGGAGATCATCGAGCTGACGGGCTACACCTTCGAGGAGAAGCAGAGCATCGCGCGCATCCACCTGGTGCCCAAGCAGCTCCGCGAGCACGGTCTGTCCACGGACCACATCACCATCACCGACGAGGCGCTGCTGGTGCTCACCACGGCGTACACGCGTGAGGCCGGTGTGCGTAACCTCGAGCGGCGCATCGCCGACATCTGCCGCGCGGTGGCCGTGGAGGTCGCGGGTGGCAAGACGGAGAAGCAGAACGTGGATGGCAACCGGGTGAAGGAGATCCTGGGGCCAGAGATGTTCTACTCGGAAGTGGCCGAGCGCACCGAGGTGCCGGGTGTGTCCACGGGTCTGGCCTGGACGGCGGCCGGTGGAGATCTGCTCTTCATCGAGGCGACGAAGATGGCGGGCAAGGGCGGCATGACGCTCACCGGCCAGCTCGGCGACGTGATGAAGGAGAGCGCCACGGCGGCGCTGAGCTACCTGCGCAGCAAGGCGGAGTCGCTCGGCATCAACCCGAACTTCCTCGAGAAGACGGACCTGCACCTGCACTTCCCGGCGGGCTCCATCCCCAAGGATGGTCCTTCCGCGGGCGTCACCATCCTCACCGCGCTCACCAGCCTGCTCACGGGCATCCGGGTGCGCGGCGACACGGCGATGACGGGCGAGGCCACGCTGCGTGGCCTGGTGCTGCCGGTGGGCGGCATCAAGGAGAAGGTGCTCGCGGCGCACCGCGCGGGCATCAAGCGCGTCATCCTCCCGGAGCGCTGCCGCAAGGACTTGCAGGACGTGCCGGAGCAGGCCCGCAACGAGATCGAGTTCATCTTCGCCACGCGGATGGACGAGGTGCTCGAGGCGGCCCTGGAGAAGTCTCCGTTCAAGGAGGGCGCCGACAAGAGCCTGCCTCCGCAGCCCGAGGCGACTCCTGAAGTCCGTGCCTGA